Proteins encoded in a region of the Campylobacter sp. MIT 99-7217 genome:
- the der gene encoding ribosome biogenesis GTPase Der: MQSIILVGKPNVGKSSLFNRIARQRIAITSEISGTTRDVNKTEVFINSKTATLIDSGGLDESSELFKNVKKNTLKMAKNSDIILYLVDGKFLPDDEDRVFFYELKKLKKPMALVINKVDSKKDEERAYEFVNFGVKEIFNISVSHNSGLDELFSWLEKFLDESVLIKDEEESLEEFLENFDESFAEGDFEAQKEFKKIDENHIKVGIVGRVNVGKSSLLNALVKEDRSVVSDVAGTTIDPVNESIEYQGKVLEFIDTAGIRKRGKITGLERFALNRTEKLLEKAQIALLVLDASEGFNELDERIAGLIGKHFLGVIIVLNKWDKSELEFDKVVKELRLDRFKFLAYAPIISVSALSGKRVHVLLEKILQVFENCTQKIPTAKLNALISEATKAHPLPHDYGKLVKIYYAVQYDIAPAKIALIMNRPKALHFSYKRYLQNQIRKEFDLEGCPLILASRKKGSKENE; this comes from the coding sequence ATGCAAAGCATTATACTTGTGGGCAAACCAAATGTCGGTAAATCAAGCCTTTTTAACCGCATCGCAAGACAAAGGATTGCCATTACAAGTGAAATTTCAGGCACAACAAGAGATGTCAATAAAACCGAAGTTTTTATAAATTCAAAAACAGCTACGCTTATTGATAGTGGCGGACTTGATGAAAGTAGCGAGCTTTTTAAAAATGTCAAAAAAAATACCTTGAAAATGGCTAAAAATAGCGATATTATCCTTTATTTAGTCGATGGTAAATTTTTGCCAGATGATGAGGATAGAGTTTTTTTTTACGAACTTAAAAAGCTTAAAAAGCCTATGGCTTTGGTCATTAACAAGGTTGATAGCAAAAAAGATGAAGAAAGAGCGTATGAGTTTGTAAATTTTGGCGTGAAAGAAATTTTTAACATTTCAGTAAGCCATAATAGCGGACTTGACGAGCTTTTTTCTTGGCTTGAAAAATTTTTAGATGAAAGCGTTTTGATCAAAGATGAGGAAGAAAGCTTAGAAGAATTCTTAGAAAATTTTGATGAAAGCTTTGCTGAGGGCGATTTTGAAGCTCAAAAAGAATTTAAAAAAATCGATGAAAATCATATCAAAGTAGGCATAGTAGGTCGCGTAAATGTCGGTAAATCAAGCCTTTTAAACGCCTTGGTTAAAGAAGATAGAAGTGTGGTGAGTGATGTGGCTGGAACTACCATTGATCCGGTTAATGAAAGTATCGAGTATCAAGGAAAGGTTCTTGAGTTTATCGATACTGCAGGCATTCGAAAAAGAGGCAAGATCACAGGGCTTGAGCGTTTTGCACTAAATCGCACGGAAAAATTGCTTGAAAAAGCTCAAATAGCACTTTTAGTTTTGGACGCAAGCGAGGGCTTTAACGAGCTTGATGAGCGTATTGCTGGGCTTATTGGTAAGCATTTTTTAGGCGTTATCATCGTGCTTAATAAATGGGATAAAAGTGAGCTTGAATTTGACAAGGTCGTAAAAGAGCTTCGTCTTGATCGTTTTAAATTCCTAGCTTACGCTCCTATCATTAGCGTTTCAGCACTCAGTGGCAAACGCGTGCATGTCTTGCTTGAAAAGATTTTGCAAGTCTTTGAAAACTGTACGCAAAAAATCCCAACTGCAAAGCTAAATGCCCTTATAAGCGAGGCGACAAAGGCTCACCCCTTGCCGCATGATTATGGAAAATTGGTTAAAATTTATTACGCCGTTCAATACGATATCGCTCCAGCTAAAATCGCTCTTATTATGAACCGTCCAAAAGCCTTGCATTTTAGCTATAAAAGGTATTTGCAAAATCAAATAAGAAAAGAATTTGACCTTGAGGGCTGTCCATTAATCCTTGCTTCACGCAAAAAAGGTAGCAAAGAAAATGAATAA
- a CDS encoding shikimate kinase: MNKNIFLIGFMGSGKSTVAKALAKKINYKFLDTDLAIEEKVKLKIKAIFAQKGEQFFRDEEANLALELKKYKNTVIATGGGFHKNLKKDKASVIVYLRADFDYIEERLGKSGAKKRPLFQDKEMAKKLFETRLEEYEEKADLIIDIKNKSVLEIIMQIMKELK, translated from the coding sequence ATGAATAAAAATATTTTTCTAATAGGCTTTATGGGTAGTGGAAAAAGCACTGTGGCTAAGGCTTTAGCAAAAAAAATAAATTATAAATTTCTTGATACGGATTTGGCTATTGAGGAAAAAGTTAAACTTAAGATTAAAGCAATTTTTGCCCAAAAAGGCGAGCAGTTTTTTAGAGATGAAGAAGCAAATTTAGCCCTTGAGCTTAAGAAATATAAAAATACTGTCATTGCTACTGGTGGCGGTTTTCATAAAAATTTAAAAAAAGATAAGGCAAGTGTCATTGTGTATTTAAGGGCTGATTTTGATTATATTGAAGAAAGGCTTGGTAAGAGTGGGGCTAAAAAAAGACCCCTTTTTCAGGATAAAGAAATGGCAAAAAAACTTTTTGAAACTCGCCTAGAAGAATACGAAGAAAAAGCTGATCTCATCATTGATATTAAAAATAAAAGTGTTTTAGAGATCATCATGCAGATTATGAAGGAGCTAAAATGA
- the trpS gene encoding tryptophan--tRNA ligase has protein sequence MRILTGLQPSGDLHIGNFFGAIKPMIEAQDDNEMLIFIANYHAMTSNQNGEILRQNALKAAAAFLALGIDPKKSIFWLQSDVKEVLELYWILSQFTPMGLLERAHSFKDKVAKGLNASHGLFSYPVLMAADILLFDTQLVPVGKDQIQHVEIARDIALKVNNEWGELFTLPEAKINEDLAVVLGTDGAKMSKSYKNTLDIFAPLNTLKKQISSIITDSTPLESPKDWQTCKVFNIAKLFLDEKGTNELKARYERGGEGYGHFKGLLNELMLEYFAKARSEYELLLKEPNKLKELLEFGAKRAKELASVKMQKIYEKIGL, from the coding sequence ATGAGGATTTTAACAGGACTTCAACCAAGTGGGGATTTACATATAGGCAATTTTTTCGGTGCTATTAAGCCTATGATCGAGGCTCAAGATGATAATGAAATGCTGATTTTTATAGCAAATTATCACGCTATGACCTCAAATCAAAATGGCGAAATTTTGCGTCAAAACGCCCTCAAAGCAGCAGCAGCTTTTTTAGCCCTTGGAATTGATCCTAAAAAAAGTATTTTTTGGCTTCAAAGTGATGTAAAAGAGGTTTTAGAACTTTACTGGATACTTTCTCAATTTACCCCTATGGGGCTTTTAGAGCGTGCTCACAGCTTTAAGGACAAGGTTGCTAAGGGCTTAAATGCTAGTCATGGGCTTTTTTCTTATCCTGTTTTGATGGCTGCTGATATTTTGCTTTTTGATACCCAGCTTGTGCCTGTTGGAAAGGATCAAATTCAGCATGTTGAAATCGCTCGCGATATAGCCTTAAAGGTAAATAATGAATGGGGCGAGCTTTTTACCCTGCCAGAAGCAAAGATAAATGAAGATTTAGCCGTGGTTTTAGGAACTGATGGGGCTAAAATGAGCAAGTCTTATAAAAATACCCTTGATATTTTCGCACCCCTAAATACACTTAAAAAGCAAATTTCAAGTATAATCACCGATAGCACCCCGCTTGAAAGTCCAAAAGATTGGCAAACTTGCAAGGTTTTTAATATCGCTAAATTATTTTTAGATGAAAAAGGCACGAACGAGCTTAAGGCAAGATATGAAAGAGGAGGCGAGGGCTATGGGCATTTTAAAGGGCTTTTAAACGAGCTTATGCTAGAGTATTTTGCTAAGGCTAGAAGCGAGTATGAGCTTTTGCTTAAAGAACCTAACAAGCTTAAAGAACTTTTAGAATTTGGTGCGAAAAGGGCTAAGGAGCTAGCTTCGGTAAAAATGCAAAAAATTTATGAAAAGATAGGATTATAA
- the serS gene encoding serine--tRNA ligase, with product MLDLKNLQNSFDAVAKKLKNKGVDEALLSELKSLFIELKAEKQALEELQAFQNKFSKELASSTDKEALKTKLSENKEKISIQNAKVNELETRLESLASSIPNIPADEVPVGIDESENVELKRVLTPPKFDFVPKEHFELGEALNWLDFVRGVKIATSRFCVLKNEGALLSRALVNYMIDFNRSRGFELVNVPFIVNANTMFGTGQLPKFKDDAYKIEGEDNYLISTSEIPVTNLYSAEILSSEELPIKMTCYSACFRKEAGSAGRDTRGIIRQHQFEKVELVSITKPDQSEAVFEEMLACASDLLSSLGLAHRHLMLCTGDLGFSAAKTVDLEVWLAGQNKYREISSVSNCLDFQARRAKIRFKNEQGKNELVHTLNGSSLAVGRTLVAIMENYQDKNGKISIPDVLRKYF from the coding sequence ATGCTTGATTTAAAAAATTTACAAAACAGCTTTGATGCGGTGGCTAAAAAGCTTAAAAATAAGGGCGTTGATGAGGCTTTATTAAGCGAGCTTAAGAGCCTTTTTATAGAGCTAAAGGCTGAAAAACAAGCACTTGAAGAGCTTCAAGCTTTTCAAAATAAATTTAGTAAAGAATTAGCTAGTAGCACGGATAAAGAAGCTTTAAAGACTAAGTTAAGTGAAAATAAAGAAAAAATTTCAATTCAAAATGCCAAGGTAAATGAGCTTGAAACAAGGCTTGAAAGCTTAGCTTCTAGCATTCCAAATATCCCTGCCGATGAGGTTCCTGTTGGAATCGATGAAAGTGAAAATGTGGAGCTTAAAAGGGTTTTAACCCCACCTAAATTTGACTTTGTGCCAAAGGAGCATTTTGAGCTTGGCGAGGCCTTGAACTGGCTTGATTTTGTAAGAGGAGTTAAGATAGCAACAAGCCGTTTTTGCGTGCTTAAAAATGAGGGTGCTTTGCTAAGCCGTGCTTTAGTAAATTACATGATAGATTTTAACCGCTCAAGGGGCTTTGAGCTTGTAAATGTGCCTTTTATCGTAAATGCTAACACCATGTTTGGCACAGGACAGCTTCCTAAATTTAAAGATGATGCTTATAAGATAGAAGGAGAGGATAATTATTTAATCTCAACCTCAGAAATCCCTGTAACTAATCTTTATAGCGCAGAAATTTTAAGTAGCGAAGAACTTCCTATAAAAATGACTTGTTATAGCGCTTGCTTTAGAAAGGAAGCTGGCAGTGCAGGACGCGATACAAGGGGCATCATAAGACAGCATCAGTTTGAAAAGGTGGAACTTGTAAGCATTACAAAGCCAGATCAAAGCGAGGCAGTCTTTGAAGAAATGCTAGCTTGTGCTAGTGATTTGCTAAGTTCTTTGGGACTTGCTCACCGTCATTTAATGCTTTGTACAGGAGATCTTGGCTTTAGTGCTGCTAAGACTGTTGATTTAGAAGTTTGGCTTGCTGGACAAAATAAATATAGAGAAATAAGCTCGGTGTCAAACTGCCTTGATTTTCAAGCAAGAAGGGCTAAAATTCGCTTTAAAAACGAGCAAGGCAAAAACGAGCTTGTACATACGCTTAATGGCTCAAGCCTAGCAGTTGGTCGAACTTTAGTAGCGATTATGGAAAATTATCAAGATAAAAATGGTAAAATAAGTATCCCTGATGTGCTTAGGAAATACTTTTAA
- a CDS encoding tetratricopeptide repeat protein, translated as MAEEEVILKENSGGGSGFSRDSGKEEAESGFEEVKPKKWYEDSKFIFILAVLLGILLFLIVVLMFLYSQNKTPANVIIPSSVEAGPIQTTDESLKFEADKIDGMIQKANALYLKGEREQALKVYEQIALYSEALSNYNLGVSQMNQKNFTQALQSFQRAIQSNENQTVAAINAAVCALYLGDQKQFDYYLDLALVYLPNEGDSELFEYYLSLINYYKGFYPEALQSFQKVQVEHYADESKFLSAKIYAKMGLNTKSIENLQNQGSYEVSLPLGLLYARMGRYGEAKTNLERAMKIERDFNQSLAALSFIDLKIGKYQDMLERLNALVKGNEHNILKTNKIKVSLKKELTSIQIAQDNFIKDFLKDKKEQADILFYFAPYQVFDAKEAANYINKANVSSFLQDDQGGDSYLMSSHTLSSTNVKLARIISHALEHKLSLANEEFKNLLQTYKEHSILQYNLALSYAQLQNYDLAFKHFSTAYHINPKNYAAGAFAILAGSLSDKDILKLQGEILDNINTDDNFDQQLYQNIMFFANNESSTMLSYLDSEDNSSFSLIFKAIIAKMNNLPNEFDKDINLLKQALNDDILVNILYFNAKNSNLNIKEYAQNAQIYFKDSELDYRALAGGARVVRDSYVSLMRVVGLLNQKREFIKQKLAIKDEDQVGLTSTLAYMDIYAGLYGEAYALYDTLINDYKVKDSMTYFLAAVAAIGSNNPNAAIALLELSKLEDTGNQESRVALGLLYHEVQNYEPALYQYQQIKNDFQSKFFTFDILKTP; from the coding sequence ATGGCTGAAGAAGAAGTAATACTCAAAGAAAATAGCGGAGGTGGCTCTGGTTTTTCAAGAGATTCAGGCAAAGAAGAAGCTGAAAGCGGTTTTGAAGAAGTAAAACCTAAAAAATGGTATGAAGATAGTAAATTTATTTTTATTTTAGCTGTTTTGCTTGGTATTTTGTTATTTTTGATTGTAGTTTTGATGTTTTTGTATTCGCAAAATAAAACCCCTGCTAATGTTATAATCCCAAGTTCTGTTGAAGCAGGTCCTATTCAAACTACTGATGAGAGTTTAAAATTTGAAGCAGATAAGATTGATGGTATGATCCAAAAAGCAAACGCTCTTTATTTGAAAGGAGAAAGAGAGCAAGCCTTAAAGGTTTATGAGCAGATAGCTCTTTATAGTGAAGCTTTATCAAACTATAATCTAGGTGTTTCACAGATGAATCAAAAGAATTTCACTCAGGCACTTCAAAGTTTTCAAAGAGCCATTCAAAGCAATGAAAATCAAACAGTGGCAGCGATAAATGCCGCAGTTTGTGCCTTGTATCTTGGCGATCAAAAACAATTTGATTATTATTTGGATTTAGCCCTTGTGTATCTTCCAAATGAAGGGGATTCCGAGCTTTTTGAATATTATCTAAGTCTTATAAATTATTACAAAGGTTTTTATCCTGAGGCTTTACAGAGTTTTCAAAAGGTTCAAGTTGAACATTATGCTGATGAAAGCAAATTTTTAAGTGCAAAAATTTATGCAAAAATGGGACTTAATACCAAATCAATAGAAAATTTGCAAAACCAAGGTAGCTACGAAGTAAGTCTTCCTCTTGGACTTTTATATGCTAGAATGGGTCGTTATGGCGAGGCTAAGACAAATTTAGAAAGAGCGATGAAGATAGAAAGAGATTTTAATCAAAGCCTAGCAGCACTTTCTTTTATAGATCTTAAAATTGGAAAATATCAAGACATGTTAGAAAGGCTTAATGCTCTTGTAAAGGGCAATGAACATAATATCTTAAAAACAAATAAAATCAAAGTAAGCCTTAAAAAAGAGCTTACAAGCATACAAATCGCTCAAGATAATTTTATCAAGGATTTTTTAAAGGATAAAAAGGAACAAGCTGATATCTTGTTTTATTTTGCACCTTATCAGGTTTTTGATGCTAAAGAGGCTGCTAATTATATCAACAAAGCAAATGTCAGCAGTTTCTTGCAAGATGATCAAGGAGGCGATTCGTATTTGATGAGTTCGCATACACTTTCATCAACTAATGTTAAGCTTGCAAGGATTATTTCTCATGCTCTTGAGCATAAGTTAAGTCTTGCTAATGAAGAATTTAAAAATTTGCTTCAAACCTATAAAGAACATTCTATTTTGCAGTATAATCTTGCTTTAAGTTATGCACAGCTTCAAAACTATGACCTTGCTTTTAAGCATTTTTCAACTGCTTATCATATCAATCCCAAAAACTACGCAGCCGGAGCTTTTGCTATACTAGCAGGATCTTTAAGCGATAAAGATATTTTAAAGCTTCAAGGCGAAATTCTTGACAATATCAATACCGATGATAATTTTGATCAACAGCTTTATCAAAATATCATGTTCTTTGCCAATAACGAAAGCTCGACCATGCTTTCTTATCTTGATAGTGAAGATAATTCATCATTTAGCCTTATTTTTAAGGCTATTATTGCTAAAATGAATAATCTTCCTAATGAATTTGACAAAGATATTAACTTACTCAAACAAGCCTTAAATGACGATATTTTAGTAAATATTTTATATTTTAATGCAAAAAATTCAAATTTAAATATCAAAGAATATGCTCAAAATGCTCAAATTTATTTTAAGGATTCTGAGCTTGATTATAGAGCTTTAGCAGGTGGAGCAAGGGTGGTAAGGGATAGTTATGTAAGTTTAATGCGTGTTGTAGGGCTTTTAAATCAAAAAAGAGAATTCATCAAACAAAAGCTTGCGATAAAAGATGAGGATCAAGTGGGTCTTACTTCAACTTTAGCTTATATGGATATTTATGCCGGGCTTTATGGTGAAGCTTATGCACTTTATGATACTTTGATTAATGATTATAAGGTTAAGGACTCTATGACTTATTTTTTAGCAGCAGTTGCTGCCATAGGTTCAAATAACCCAAATGCCGCCATAGCTCTTTTGGAGCTTTCAAAACTTGAAGATACAGGAAATCAAGAATCAAGAGTAGCATTAGGATTGCTTTATCATGAGGTTCAAAACTACGAACCTGCTTTGTATCAATATCAACAGATTAAAAATGATTTCCAAAGCAAATTCTTTACTTTTGATATATTAAAAACTCCCTAA
- a CDS encoding phosphomannomutase/phosphoglucomutase yields MLDVIFREYDIRGLYGKELNEKSVKVIGYFLGRKMLEEDCKSVSVGFDARYSAQEFFRYLVSGLNKAGIKVFTLGLVPTPLGYFSLYTGKEFDANIMITGSHNPKDYNGFKITIHKESFFGSELKAFGKVVEENLDMYIEDNFNCEEYDVLSDYLNFMTQQFKHLKNFDFEFGVDCANGASGVVIEPLIKALNLKAKILFKEPDGQFPNHAPDPTEKENLIQLQECLKQNPNLKLGFAFDGDADRLVVLNQNRVFFGDELCYLFAKNIENPRVLGEVKCSKNLFDEVAKFGQIFMGKTGHSNIKKMMKEQNIDLAAEVSGHIFFKHRYFGYDDGIYAFLRTLELVFKGFDLEKMIEALPKLYTTEELKIPVSEEEKFELVEKFKNAVKNQALNGVKDLCEVDGARITFEDGWALLRASNTSPYLVTRFEATTLQRSKQIQEEVLALFEKIK; encoded by the coding sequence ATGCTAGATGTTATCTTTAGAGAATACGATATTCGTGGGCTTTATGGCAAGGAACTTAATGAAAAAAGTGTCAAAGTCATCGGTTATTTCTTAGGACGGAAAATGCTTGAAGAAGATTGCAAAAGCGTTAGTGTGGGTTTTGATGCAAGATATAGTGCGCAGGAGTTTTTTAGATATCTTGTAAGTGGGCTAAATAAAGCTGGTATAAAGGTTTTTACACTAGGGCTTGTGCCAACTCCGCTTGGGTATTTCTCTCTTTATACGGGCAAGGAATTTGATGCTAATATCATGATCACAGGCTCTCACAACCCAAAAGATTATAATGGTTTTAAAATCACTATCCACAAAGAAAGTTTTTTTGGAAGCGAGCTTAAAGCCTTTGGAAAAGTGGTCGAAGAAAATTTAGATATGTATATTGAAGATAATTTTAACTGTGAAGAATATGATGTTTTAAGCGATTATCTAAACTTTATGACACAGCAATTTAAGCATTTAAAAAATTTTGATTTTGAATTTGGGGTTGATTGTGCAAATGGAGCAAGTGGAGTCGTGATAGAGCCTTTAATCAAAGCCCTAAATTTAAAAGCAAAAATTCTTTTTAAAGAACCTGATGGTCAGTTTCCAAATCATGCCCCTGATCCAACAGAAAAAGAAAATTTGATACAGCTACAAGAATGCTTAAAACAAAATCCAAATTTAAAGCTTGGCTTTGCATTTGATGGCGATGCTGATAGATTAGTCGTTTTAAATCAAAACCGAGTATTTTTTGGCGATGAGCTTTGTTATTTGTTTGCTAAAAATATAGAAAATCCTCGTGTTTTAGGGGAAGTAAAATGCTCTAAAAATCTCTTTGATGAGGTTGCTAAATTTGGACAAATTTTTATGGGAAAAACGGGACATTCTAATATCAAAAAAATGATGAAAGAACAAAACATAGACCTAGCAGCTGAAGTGAGCGGACATATCTTTTTTAAGCATCGTTATTTTGGATATGATGATGGAATTTATGCTTTTTTAAGAACTCTTGAGCTTGTTTTCAAGGGCTTTGATCTTGAAAAAATGATCGAAGCCTTACCAAAACTTTACACCACAGAAGAACTAAAAATTCCGGTAAGCGAAGAAGAAAAATTTGAACTTGTTGAAAAATTTAAAAATGCGGTCAAAAATCAAGCCTTAAACGGCGTTAAGGATTTGTGTGAAGTTGATGGGGCAAGGATTACTTTTGAAGATGGCTGGGCTTTACTTCGAGCTTCAAACACAAGTCCTTATCTTGTAACGCGTTTTGAAGCAACCACGCTACAAAGATCAAAACAAATTCAAGAAGAAGTTTTAGCGCTTTTTGAGAAGATAAAATAA
- the fliL gene encoding flagellar basal body-associated protein FliL — protein MEEQEVEATEPKKKGGSLVLIIVIFLFVLLLVVLGAIAFLMLSSPADEAEAAPAATTTTAAKETKGAGAAAGAKANNAQRGSDYANIGPMFPLAPFTLNLLSESGARFVKCTIQLEQSTELLTPELEKKTAIIRDVVIRTLTSKTFEEVSTTKGKERLKDELVGRVNEILTDGFVKNIYFTDFVVQ, from the coding sequence ATGGAAGAACAAGAAGTAGAAGCCACAGAACCCAAAAAAAAGGGCGGTTCTTTAGTCTTAATCATCGTTATATTTTTATTTGTTCTTTTGCTCGTTGTCCTTGGAGCAATAGCCTTTTTAATGTTATCTTCACCAGCTGATGAAGCAGAAGCAGCACCAGCGGCGACAACAACAACCGCAGCAAAAGAAACAAAGGGTGCGGGTGCAGCTGCTGGTGCAAAGGCAAACAATGCACAAAGGGGTAGTGATTATGCTAATATTGGTCCTATGTTTCCTTTAGCTCCTTTTACTTTAAATTTGCTCAGTGAAAGTGGAGCTAGGTTTGTAAAATGCACTATTCAGCTTGAACAAAGCACAGAGCTTTTAACCCCAGAACTTGAAAAGAAAACAGCTATCATTCGTGATGTTGTGATCAGAACACTTACTTCAAAAACCTTTGAAGAGGTTAGTACGACTAAGGGCAAGGAAAGGCTTAAAGATGAGCTTGTGGGCAGAGTGAATGAAATTTTAACTGATGGCTTTGTGAAAAATATTTATTTTACAGACTTTGTCGTGCAGTGA
- the acpS gene encoding holo-ACP synthase, translating to MLLGCDISSISRIEKIYKKYGKAFLDKFLNSHEQALIKSPATLAGFFAAKEAVSKALGVGICKECSFFDIEIYKDSKNAPKLRLSARIMENFRIKTSALSISHDGNFAIAVAVLEK from the coding sequence ATTTTACTTGGTTGTGATATAAGTTCTATTTCAAGGATAGAAAAAATTTATAAGAAGTATGGCAAGGCTTTTTTGGATAAGTTTTTAAACTCTCATGAACAAGCTTTAATTAAAAGTCCCGCTACTCTTGCGGGATTTTTTGCTGCTAAAGAAGCTGTGAGCAAGGCTTTGGGCGTTGGAATTTGTAAAGAGTGCAGTTTTTTTGATATAGAAATTTACAAGGATAGCAAAAATGCTCCTAAACTTCGCCTAAGTGCTAGGATCATGGAAAATTTTCGTATCAAAACAAGTGCTTTAAGTATCTCACATGATGGAAATTTTGCTATTGCTGTGGCAGTTTTGGAAAAGTAA
- a CDS encoding cytochrome P450: MQCPFHPKPQKSKASTLATFLFKRRSWLDGLYERSYSMQMGKVKMPGFELFVVNDTKEVRKIMVDQVKEFPKSELLHTLLKPLLGESIFTTNGEVWHKQRELLKPSFEMTRITKVFNLMSEAVDDLMHKFDTYEDGAIIEVDELMTFVTADVIFRTIMSEKLDEEKGKIILDAFVTFQEQTVRTAMRKMFCFPDWLSKLLGERKRMKAGNVIREVLTNIIKPRYEAVSKNQIPDKEDILASLLLVVDAQTNERFSFKEILDQVSMLFLAGHETTASSLTWTLYLLSLFEQEQEKAYQEVIEVAGNEKFNIAHLKKMKYLTNVFKESLRLYPPVGFFAREAKKETKMRDKIIAEHSGVVVAPWLIHRHKGFWDNPNGFDPSRYEREFKKDAYMPFGMGERICIGQGFAMQEAILILASILRKYKLQLQENFVPDIVGRLTIRSANGMNIKFTKR, encoded by the coding sequence ATGCAATGTCCATTTCACCCAAAACCACAAAAAAGCAAGGCTTCAACCCTAGCAACCTTTTTATTTAAAAGGCGTTCTTGGCTTGATGGGCTTTATGAGAGAAGTTATAGTATGCAAATGGGCAAGGTTAAAATGCCCGGTTTTGAACTTTTTGTCGTCAATGACACAAAAGAAGTGCGTAAAATCATGGTCGATCAGGTTAAAGAATTCCCAAAAAGCGAACTTTTACACACGCTTTTAAAACCCTTACTTGGAGAAAGTATTTTTACGACAAATGGAGAAGTATGGCACAAACAAAGAGAGCTTTTAAAACCTTCTTTTGAAATGACAAGGATCACTAAGGTTTTTAACCTTATGAGCGAGGCTGTTGATGATTTGATGCATAAATTTGATACTTATGAAGATGGTGCTATTATAGAAGTTGATGAGTTGATGACCTTTGTAACTGCTGATGTGATTTTTAGAACTATTATGTCTGAAAAACTTGATGAAGAAAAAGGAAAAATCATACTTGATGCCTTTGTAACCTTTCAAGAACAAACCGTGCGAACAGCGATGAGGAAAATGTTTTGCTTTCCTGACTGGCTTTCAAAGCTTTTGGGCGAAAGAAAAAGAATGAAAGCAGGAAATGTAATCAGAGAAGTTTTAACAAATATCATCAAACCTCGCTACGAAGCTGTAAGTAAAAATCAAATCCCAGACAAAGAAGATATCCTAGCTTCTTTGCTTCTTGTTGTTGATGCACAAACAAATGAAAGATTTTCTTTTAAAGAAATTTTAGACCAAGTTTCTATGCTCTTTTTAGCAGGTCATGAAACTACGGCAAGCTCTCTTACTTGGACGCTTTATCTTTTAAGCCTCTTTGAGCAAGAGCAAGAAAAGGCTTATCAAGAGGTTATAGAGGTTGCTGGAAATGAGAAATTTAACATTGCTCATCTTAAGAAAATGAAATACCTCACAAATGTCTTTAAAGAATCCCTAAGACTTTATCCCCCTGTAGGCTTTTTTGCAAGAGAAGCAAAAAAAGAAACTAAAATGCGCGATAAAATCATTGCCGAGCATTCAGGAGTAGTGGTTGCTCCTTGGCTCATACACCGCCACAAAGGCTTTTGGGATAATCCAAATGGCTTTGATCCCTCAAGATATGAAAGAGAATTTAAAAAAGATGCTTATATGCCCTTTGGTATGGGCGAGCGTATATGTATAGGACAAGGCTTTGCTATGCAAGAAGCAATTTTAATCCTTGCGAGTATTTTAAGGAAATATAAGCTACAATTACAAGAAAATTTTGTGCCAGATATAGTTGGGCGTCTTACTATACGCTCTGCAAATGGCATGAATATCAAATTTACAAAGCGTTAA